In Parasegetibacter sp. NRK P23, a single genomic region encodes these proteins:
- a CDS encoding type 1 glutamine amidotransferase yields MNVHIFQHVDFEGPGIMKDWLLAKKHRLTYTYFFEEKYALPPLHEIDALIIMGGPMNVYEEAKYPWLINEKRFIREMIEAGKPVLGICLGAQLIAVAQGAEVFENGGQEIGWLPVHWHDSMSEWLNAPLSKEQFYFHWHGDTFHLPPNGVLQCSTPACRNQLFTIGDKVAGIQFHPEVRREDIENMYSHSGTITTGKYVQTTAQPVKEEHLLKAHETMELILTKLFS; encoded by the coding sequence ATGAACGTACATATTTTCCAGCACGTGGATTTTGAAGGACCAGGCATCATGAAAGACTGGCTGCTGGCGAAGAAACATCGTTTAACCTATACTTATTTTTTTGAAGAAAAATATGCCCTTCCGCCCCTTCATGAAATTGACGCGCTGATTATTATGGGCGGCCCGATGAATGTATACGAGGAAGCGAAATACCCGTGGCTGATCAACGAAAAACGTTTCATCCGCGAAATGATTGAAGCGGGAAAACCGGTATTGGGCATTTGTCTGGGAGCGCAACTGATTGCCGTTGCACAAGGCGCTGAAGTATTTGAAAACGGGGGGCAGGAAATTGGCTGGCTCCCGGTACACTGGCACGATTCAATGTCTGAATGGTTAAACGCGCCACTTTCAAAAGAACAGTTCTACTTCCACTGGCATGGCGACACCTTCCATCTTCCGCCCAACGGGGTGCTTCAATGCTCCACACCCGCGTGTCGGAACCAGTTATTCACGATCGGCGACAAAGTTGCGGGCATCCAGTTTCATCCTGAAGTGCGCCGGGAAGATATAGAAAACATGTACAGCCATTCCGGGACAATAACCACCGGAAAGTACGTTCAAACCACCGCCCAGCCCGTAAAGGAAGAACACCTGCTAAAAGCGCATGAAACAATGGAACTTATCCTGACCAAACTCTTCTCCTGA
- a CDS encoding YidH family protein — protein MEPKQPQKNTNEHLANERTLLAWVRTAIAIITFGFVIVKFSLFLRQMAIVTGNESAVPRTGFSGPVGTLLVILGALGLVFGTIRYRKAEQQLNRGEYTHRSGWLYVFIGFMLAISLVLVVYLVETAL, from the coding sequence ATGGAGCCGAAGCAACCTCAGAAAAATACGAATGAGCACCTGGCCAACGAACGTACTTTGCTGGCCTGGGTGCGAACGGCCATCGCCATTATTACTTTCGGGTTCGTGATCGTGAAGTTTTCTCTTTTTCTCCGACAGATGGCCATTGTAACGGGGAATGAATCCGCGGTGCCGCGTACAGGTTTTTCAGGACCCGTGGGAACGCTGCTGGTAATACTGGGCGCATTGGGATTGGTATTTGGAACCATCCGGTACCGGAAAGCCGAACAACAGCTGAACCGTGGCGAATACACGCACCGCTCCGGGTGGCTGTATGTTTTTATAGGCTTTATGTTGGCGATAAGTCTGGTGCTGGTGGTTTACCTTGTAGAAACGGCATTGTAA
- a CDS encoding Gfo/Idh/MocA family protein: MNSRRKFIATTAALAAYTGAVSAFPGIRSFALEGKLKLGLIGVKGMGWSNLSSFLKLPDVECTALCDVDARELDKRVKELEAKNIKVKTYGNYRDLLADKNVDAVIIGTPDHWHCLMMIEACAAGKDVYVEKPLGNSIVECNAMTEAAKKYNRIVQVGQWQRSQQHFKDAMAYVHSGKLGKIRLVKAWAYQGWMKSIPVKPDGPVPEGVNYDMWLGPAKKRPFNPNRFHFDFRWYWDYAGGLMTDWGVHMLDFALIGMKAHTPKSVVASGGKFAYPDDAAETPDTLTALYEFDGFNIQWEHATGINGGPYNRDHGVAFLGNNGTLVVNRGGWEVIPDGTKLEAVPLQKSVDRGLDMHTANFVAAVKARKPELLNAPVEAGAHIAIFSQMGNIAYRTGKKIYWNEKKGAFDDKAANKLLTASYNNSYKIPSV; the protein is encoded by the coding sequence ATGAACAGCAGAAGAAAATTCATTGCTACCACAGCCGCCCTTGCCGCTTACACCGGTGCGGTATCCGCCTTTCCCGGCATCAGGAGTTTCGCCCTGGAAGGAAAGCTAAAACTCGGACTGATCGGCGTTAAAGGGATGGGTTGGAGCAACCTGTCTTCTTTCCTCAAACTCCCCGACGTGGAATGCACCGCCCTTTGCGATGTGGATGCACGCGAACTGGACAAGCGTGTAAAAGAACTGGAAGCGAAGAACATTAAAGTGAAAACCTACGGCAACTACCGCGACCTGCTGGCCGATAAAAATGTGGATGCCGTGATCATCGGGACGCCAGATCACTGGCACTGCCTGATGATGATTGAAGCCTGCGCCGCAGGTAAAGATGTATATGTAGAAAAACCACTCGGCAACTCCATCGTGGAATGCAACGCCATGACCGAAGCAGCTAAAAAATACAACCGCATTGTGCAGGTAGGACAATGGCAAAGAAGCCAGCAGCACTTCAAAGATGCCATGGCCTATGTGCATTCAGGCAAACTCGGGAAGATACGGCTGGTGAAAGCCTGGGCCTACCAGGGATGGATGAAAAGCATTCCCGTTAAGCCCGATGGTCCCGTTCCGGAAGGCGTGAACTACGATATGTGGCTCGGCCCCGCGAAAAAACGTCCGTTCAACCCCAACCGTTTCCATTTCGATTTCAGGTGGTATTGGGATTATGCCGGCGGATTGATGACCGACTGGGGTGTGCACATGCTCGACTTCGCACTGATTGGAATGAAAGCGCATACACCTAAATCCGTGGTGGCCAGCGGAGGCAAATTCGCCTACCCCGATGATGCGGCAGAAACACCGGATACCCTCACCGCACTGTATGAATTTGACGGGTTCAACATTCAATGGGAACACGCCACCGGCATCAACGGTGGTCCTTACAACCGCGACCACGGCGTGGCCTTTCTCGGTAACAACGGCACACTGGTCGTGAACCGTGGCGGATGGGAAGTGATACCAGATGGCACGAAACTGGAAGCCGTTCCCCTCCAAAAAAGTGTGGACCGCGGGCTAGACATGCATACCGCCAACTTCGTAGCCGCCGTGAAAGCCAGGAAACCGGAACTGCTGAACGCGCCCGTGGAAGCAGGCGCGCACATCGCTATCTTCTCACAAATGGGGAACATCGCCTACCGTACCGGGAAGAAAATTTACTGGAACGAAAAGAAAGGCGCGTTCGATGATAAGGCCGCCAATAAATTATTAACGGCCTCTTACAACAACAGCTACAAAATACCTTCGGTATAA
- a CDS encoding calcineurin-like phosphoesterase family protein yields the protein MKLLRATCFLWLLTLATTSQAQTPAKGFVYTDTNGNKKKDKKEKGIEGVAVSNGVEVVLTDKNGAYELPIGNDNIIFVVKPSGYKLPLNSKNQPIFYHIHKPVGTPANFKFKGSAPTGPLPGSIDFAVIPTIQEDKFSALVFGDPQPYTLEEIDYFSRGIVKEVEGIKGISFGLSLGDLVGDNLDLHNPYIDAVQKVGIPWYNVIGNHDMNYDAVTDSLSDETYEANFGPANYSFNEGNVHFIVLDDIIYPDPRDGKGYWGGFREDQLRFLENDLKLVDTSKLIVFSMHIPLKMYNDAFRPEDRNRLFQLLQRFPHTLSLSAHTHLQRNDLYGKSDGWLRNTPHHEYNAGTTSGDWYSGQLDENGIPYSTMRDGTPKGYAFLHFNGNQYVIDYKVASKPASFQIEIFAPKVIPFKKKTSAGIYANFFMGREDSKVEYKIDNAKWKKMEFAENFDPNFLGILHKFDHSETLIPGKRPSNPEASSHLWRTAIPNNLALGEHTIEVRATDMFGRVFTQKGGFKVAALEK from the coding sequence ATGAAATTACTCCGCGCCACCTGTTTTTTGTGGTTGCTCACCCTTGCAACAACCTCACAGGCACAAACACCCGCTAAAGGCTTTGTTTACACTGATACAAACGGGAACAAAAAGAAAGACAAGAAAGAAAAAGGAATTGAAGGCGTTGCCGTTTCGAACGGGGTTGAAGTGGTACTTACCGATAAAAACGGGGCCTACGAACTCCCCATCGGAAACGACAACATCATCTTCGTCGTAAAGCCTTCCGGTTATAAATTACCGCTGAACAGTAAGAACCAACCCATTTTCTACCACATCCATAAACCTGTTGGCACACCCGCGAATTTTAAGTTCAAAGGCAGCGCACCAACAGGCCCCCTGCCCGGCTCTATCGATTTCGCCGTGATACCTACTATTCAGGAAGATAAATTCTCAGCACTCGTATTCGGAGATCCGCAACCATATACCCTGGAAGAAATCGATTATTTCTCCAGAGGTATCGTGAAAGAAGTGGAAGGCATCAAAGGCATCAGCTTCGGGCTTAGTCTGGGCGACCTCGTTGGCGACAACCTCGATCTTCACAACCCCTACATTGATGCCGTTCAGAAAGTAGGTATCCCCTGGTACAATGTGATCGGCAACCACGATATGAACTATGATGCCGTTACGGACTCACTTTCAGATGAAACCTACGAAGCGAATTTCGGCCCGGCCAACTATTCGTTCAACGAAGGCAATGTGCACTTCATCGTACTGGACGACATCATCTACCCCGATCCCCGTGATGGAAAAGGCTACTGGGGCGGATTCCGCGAAGACCAGCTCCGTTTCCTCGAAAACGACCTGAAACTTGTAGACACCTCCAAGCTGATCGTTTTCTCCATGCACATCCCCTTAAAGATGTACAACGATGCTTTCCGTCCGGAAGACCGCAACCGCCTGTTCCAACTGCTGCAACGCTTCCCCCATACCCTTTCCCTCTCCGCCCACACGCACCTGCAAAGGAACGACCTTTACGGTAAATCAGACGGCTGGCTCCGCAACACCCCGCACCACGAATACAATGCAGGCACCACTTCAGGCGACTGGTATTCCGGTCAGCTGGATGAAAACGGCATTCCCTACAGCACCATGCGCGACGGTACGCCAAAAGGCTACGCGTTCCTCCACTTTAACGGTAACCAATATGTGATCGATTATAAAGTGGCCAGCAAGCCCGCTTCGTTCCAGATCGAAATTTTCGCGCCTAAAGTGATTCCTTTCAAAAAGAAAACTTCCGCGGGCATCTACGCGAATTTCTTCATGGGCAGGGAAGATTCAAAAGTGGAATACAAGATCGACAATGCCAAGTGGAAAAAAATGGAGTTCGCGGAAAACTTCGATCCTAACTTCCTGGGAATCCTGCATAAGTTCGATCACAGCGAAACATTGATTCCCGGTAAAAGGCCAAGCAATCCCGAGGCGTCCTCGCATTTGTGGAGAACGGCGATTCCCAATAACCTGGCATTGGGTGAGCATACGATTGAGGTGCGGGCCACGGATATGTTCGGGAGAGTTTTCACGCAGAAGGGTGGTTTTAAGGTGGCAGCGTTGGAGAAATAG
- a CDS encoding PAS domain-containing protein, which produces MPHRVNAENSPSEQIERLVFALNAAGVGTWNLDPQNNTVHWDERCRELYGFSDGEKVEYGQVLKYIHPDDRPQVEKAVAEALLPGATGGYDARFRTIGADGKLRWLHCRGRASFDAEGVPVRFSGTALDVTAEMEGQEKVRLSEAIAQLALENSNSSYFLISLETGEMEYSPSLAKVLTGNPTQQLTRQDFIAHIHPEDRRLREEAYKVAERTGKLNYEARVIWTDGSIHWMKAAGSYLNDMHGKPYLFTGTVYDTTAEHQGKLTLAQSEVRFRSLVEEAPVATCLFVGPDMKIEVANEIMLKYWGKDRSIIGKPLLEGVPELRGQAFINILSEVYQSGVAYVARAAEAQLELDGKLGTYYFDFTYKPLRNEAGEVYAIMDMAVDVTEQVKARKQLEESELFSRSLISNSPVAKMVLIGKELVVRTVNGKMMTMLGISAPPIGKTLDEAVPDLDDPEIKEKLLQVMEHGSTFFQHEERPPLVKINRSYPGYYNYIYQPLQNIAGEIYGVLITATEITGQVLARRKVEEVETSLRAAIELAELGTWELDTRNETLSVSSRLRNWLGFSKQEAVTLTGIFRHIRKEDRAHVMMALRKLLREEGSSIDISFFTSGSKPRILHAQGKSFPGLHRIGGAIQDVTRQRMIQLELEQVVQQRTEELQALNEELQTTNEELADSNEQLIRSNEELARYAYVASHDLQEPLRKIRIFTSMLEGSDQLLPAQKQLLEKVGMAAGRMTNLIQSLLDYSRLSGMQALWQKVALSDLLLDITSDFELIVAEKNAEIQIASLPTIRAIQLQMNQLFHNLLSNALKFTGNNKRPVIKIDTVPVDQENLKLILPSYNPLSAYVHIRVSDNGIGFDQEYATHVFEVFKRLHTREQYPGSGIGLALCKRIVSNHGGHVYVESAVGVGTTVHVVLPVEG; this is translated from the coding sequence ATGCCGCACCGGGTAAATGCAGAAAATTCACCTTCGGAACAGATTGAAAGACTTGTTTTTGCCCTGAATGCAGCCGGCGTAGGCACCTGGAATCTTGATCCACAAAATAATACGGTCCATTGGGATGAGCGTTGCAGGGAACTGTATGGCTTTTCAGATGGAGAAAAAGTTGAATACGGACAGGTGCTGAAATACATTCATCCGGACGACCGTCCGCAGGTGGAAAAAGCTGTTGCGGAGGCCCTTCTGCCGGGTGCCACAGGCGGATACGATGCGCGTTTCCGGACCATTGGCGCTGATGGTAAACTGCGTTGGTTGCATTGCCGCGGACGTGCTTCTTTTGATGCGGAAGGAGTGCCGGTGCGCTTTTCAGGAACGGCGCTGGACGTAACCGCGGAAATGGAAGGGCAGGAAAAGGTGCGCCTGTCTGAAGCGATAGCCCAACTCGCATTGGAAAATTCAAACTCCTCTTACTTCTTGATTTCATTGGAAACAGGGGAAATGGAATATTCTCCTTCACTCGCCAAAGTGCTTACCGGTAATCCCACGCAGCAGTTAACGCGCCAGGATTTTATCGCCCATATCCATCCCGAGGACCGCCGTTTAAGAGAGGAAGCTTATAAGGTCGCGGAAAGAACAGGAAAATTAAACTACGAGGCCCGGGTAATATGGACCGATGGCAGCATCCACTGGATGAAAGCGGCGGGTTCTTACCTGAACGACATGCACGGCAAGCCCTATCTTTTCACGGGAACCGTTTATGACACCACCGCCGAACACCAGGGTAAATTAACGCTTGCGCAAAGTGAAGTCCGTTTCCGTTCACTCGTGGAGGAAGCCCCGGTGGCCACCTGCTTGTTCGTTGGTCCAGATATGAAGATTGAAGTAGCCAACGAAATTATGCTGAAGTATTGGGGCAAGGACAGGTCCATTATTGGAAAACCATTATTGGAAGGTGTTCCGGAACTGAGGGGCCAGGCTTTTATCAACATACTTAGCGAAGTGTACCAAAGTGGTGTGGCGTATGTGGCCAGGGCCGCGGAGGCGCAACTGGAACTGGATGGGAAACTTGGGACTTATTATTTTGATTTTACCTATAAGCCATTACGGAACGAAGCCGGTGAGGTGTATGCCATCATGGATATGGCCGTTGATGTTACCGAACAAGTTAAGGCCCGTAAGCAACTGGAAGAGAGTGAATTGTTTTCCCGGAGCCTGATCTCCAATTCGCCCGTCGCCAAAATGGTACTGATCGGGAAAGAACTGGTGGTCCGTACCGTGAACGGAAAGATGATGACCATGCTGGGAATCAGTGCACCACCCATTGGTAAAACACTCGATGAAGCCGTACCTGATCTGGATGATCCTGAAATAAAAGAAAAACTGCTTCAGGTGATGGAGCATGGCAGTACTTTTTTTCAGCATGAAGAAAGGCCCCCGCTCGTAAAAATTAATCGTTCTTATCCCGGTTATTACAATTACATCTACCAACCCTTACAAAATATCGCAGGGGAAATTTACGGGGTACTCATTACTGCAACGGAAATCACCGGGCAGGTGCTTGCCCGGCGAAAAGTAGAGGAAGTGGAAACCAGTTTGCGTGCCGCTATTGAACTGGCCGAATTGGGTACCTGGGAATTGGATACCCGCAATGAAACACTTTCCGTTTCTTCCCGGCTCCGCAACTGGCTCGGGTTTTCCAAACAAGAGGCCGTTACGCTCACTGGCATCTTCCGGCACATCCGTAAAGAAGACCGCGCTCATGTAATGATGGCATTGCGCAAATTGCTGCGCGAAGAAGGAAGTTCTATCGACATCAGTTTTTTTACTTCTGGTTCCAAACCAAGAATATTACACGCGCAGGGGAAATCTTTCCCCGGTCTGCACCGCATTGGTGGAGCCATTCAGGATGTAACCCGCCAGCGGATGATCCAGCTCGAACTGGAGCAGGTGGTGCAACAAAGGACCGAAGAACTCCAGGCCCTGAACGAGGAATTACAAACCACTAACGAAGAACTGGCCGATTCCAACGAGCAACTGATACGTTCCAATGAAGAGCTTGCACGTTACGCTTATGTGGCCAGTCACGATCTCCAGGAGCCACTCCGCAAAATCAGGATATTCACCAGTATGCTGGAAGGAAGCGATCAGCTATTGCCGGCACAAAAACAGTTGCTGGAAAAAGTGGGCATGGCCGCAGGAAGAATGACCAACCTTATCCAGAGCCTGCTCGATTATTCCCGTTTATCCGGGATGCAGGCATTGTGGCAGAAAGTGGCGCTCTCCGATTTACTGCTGGACATCACCAGCGATTTTGAACTGATCGTGGCGGAAAAGAATGCGGAGATACAAATAGCCTCTTTGCCTACTATCCGTGCCATTCAACTGCAAATGAACCAGTTGTTCCACAACCTGCTCAGTAATGCACTGAAATTCACGGGCAACAACAAACGCCCGGTCATAAAAATTGATACCGTTCCGGTGGATCAGGAAAACCTGAAGCTGATCCTGCCTTCCTACAACCCGTTAAGTGCGTATGTGCATATCCGTGTTTCCGACAACGGTATTGGTTTCGACCAGGAATACGCCACTCATGTTTTCGAGGTCTTCAAAAGGTTGCATACACGCGAGCAATATCCCGGTTCTGGTATTGGCCTGGCACTTTGTAAACGCATTGTGTCTAATCACGGAGGGCATGTGTATGTTGAGTCGGCGGTAGGCGTGGGTACTACGGTGCATGTGGTGTTGCCGGTGGAGGGGTGA
- a CDS encoding ferritin-like domain-containing protein, translating to MKATNNKKMQGAAKGSNNNHSMLEEFFVDELRDILYAERKLAKTLPEMAAAATNEELRAAIEKHQGETETQVERLQEVFGMLGKAPRGKKCEAMEGLLEEGKQVLEDTDDDTFTRDVAIIFAAQKVEHYEIATYGGLVQLATLLGYSDAASLLQQTLDEEKQCDMDLTNLAESHINEMALEEE from the coding sequence ATGAAAGCGACAAACAACAAAAAGATGCAAGGCGCAGCCAAGGGGTCCAATAACAACCATTCTATGTTAGAAGAATTCTTTGTGGATGAATTGCGGGATATCCTTTATGCGGAAAGAAAACTGGCGAAAACCTTGCCTGAAATGGCTGCCGCCGCTACCAATGAAGAGTTGCGAGCCGCTATAGAAAAACACCAGGGAGAAACGGAAACACAAGTGGAGCGCTTGCAGGAAGTGTTCGGTATGTTGGGGAAAGCGCCGCGTGGTAAAAAATGCGAAGCTATGGAAGGGTTGCTGGAAGAAGGAAAACAGGTACTGGAAGATACCGACGACGATACTTTCACCCGTGATGTGGCCATCATCTTCGCCGCGCAAAAAGTGGAACACTACGAGATTGCCACTTACGGCGGATTGGTACAACTGGCCACCCTGCTCGGGTACAGCGATGCCGCATCTTTGCTGCAACAAACGCTGGACGAGGAAAAACAGTGTGATATGGACCTGACCAATCTGGCGGAATCGCATATCAACGAAATGGCGTTGGAAGAAGAATAA
- a CDS encoding M23 family metallopeptidase, with product MKAFYPMLLLFLLAGCTGPGKSFLSGKTPHEAYQQKIAQLGLDNSAMGKQWMDAAKKSLSAPASISLPYTEKGYFSAETPGATGYSFSVKRGEMITASLEANPDSAFRLFMELWARNKELEHKLVKAADTTYNITFEVPSDGIYQLRIQPELLSNGNYTLTIQTGPSLAFPVPANANPRTTSFWGAARDGGNRSHEGVDIFAAKRTPLLAAADGRILRTGENNLGGKVIFMKPEGKNISLYYAHLDEQLVSPGQTVQQGDTIGLMGNTGNARTTPPHLHFGIYTGNGAIDPYPFINNKRPATPTLQNTSHEPGTLVRTNAKAQWTNAINNKDSSLPANTLLYIQAIAPEKKYKTILPNGHTGFISTNSISALDKPYTQTTVRENSALAFAPQGDAPIKTTLEKGTGIQVLARFNNHLFVKSGTTTGWILNLP from the coding sequence ATGAAAGCGTTCTACCCCATGCTACTGCTATTCCTGCTTGCCGGTTGTACCGGACCCGGAAAATCTTTTTTATCCGGCAAAACACCCCACGAAGCTTACCAGCAAAAGATCGCACAGCTTGGATTAGACAACAGCGCCATGGGAAAACAGTGGATGGATGCCGCGAAAAAAAGCCTCAGCGCTCCGGCCAGCATCTCCCTGCCTTATACAGAGAAAGGTTATTTCTCCGCGGAAACACCAGGGGCCACCGGATACAGTTTCTCAGTGAAAAGGGGAGAAATGATTACCGCTTCGCTGGAAGCGAATCCTGATTCCGCTTTTCGGCTCTTTATGGAACTCTGGGCCAGGAACAAAGAACTGGAACACAAACTGGTTAAAGCCGCAGATACCACATACAATATCACATTCGAAGTGCCGAGCGATGGCATTTACCAGTTGAGGATACAGCCGGAACTGTTGTCGAACGGCAATTACACCCTCACTATTCAAACAGGTCCATCACTCGCCTTCCCTGTACCAGCGAACGCGAATCCGAGAACCACCAGCTTCTGGGGCGCGGCAAGAGACGGCGGAAACCGCTCCCACGAAGGTGTGGACATTTTCGCCGCCAAAAGAACGCCTTTGCTGGCAGCCGCGGATGGGCGTATACTGAGAACAGGCGAGAATAACCTCGGCGGGAAAGTGATCTTTATGAAACCGGAAGGAAAAAACATTTCTCTCTATTATGCACACCTCGATGAGCAACTGGTATCCCCAGGACAAACAGTACAGCAAGGAGACACCATCGGATTAATGGGCAATACAGGTAACGCACGCACCACGCCACCACATCTCCATTTCGGAATATATACCGGCAACGGCGCCATTGACCCCTACCCTTTCATCAACAATAAACGACCCGCAACGCCAACGCTTCAAAATACCAGTCATGAACCGGGCACACTGGTACGCACAAACGCCAAAGCCCAGTGGACCAACGCCATCAACAACAAAGACAGTTCACTTCCGGCCAATACCCTCCTATACATCCAGGCCATTGCACCAGAGAAAAAATACAAAACCATTCTTCCCAACGGACATACAGGTTTCATCAGCACAAACAGTATATCGGCGCTTGATAAGCCCTATACCCAAACAACAGTGCGGGAAAACAGTGCACTCGCATTTGCGCCTCAGGGAGATGCGCCCATTAAAACAACCTTGGAAAAAGGAACTGGCATACAGGTGCTCGCCCGCTTCAACAACCACCTTTTCGTAAAAAGCGGAACAACTACCGGCTGGATACTCAACCTTCCTTAA
- a CDS encoding SDR family oxidoreductase has product MRISGNKFLITGASDGIGKAMALALADKGNTIIAIGRNRERLEQLSIRHYAIVPFCADLSLQQDIDGLIRFIHAQHADLNVLINNAGIQYNYFWGTEAPGAVQIEEELKVNLSAPLQLCAGLYPLLLKQEESAIVNVSSALAVVPKADAAVYAATKAALRMFSQSLRLQDQKVRVFELVPPLVDTAMTKGRGKGKMQAEELAALFIRLFEKDVFEMNVGKVKLLKLVHRVFPALALRIVNR; this is encoded by the coding sequence ATGCGTATTTCAGGAAATAAATTTTTGATTACCGGCGCTTCTGATGGAATAGGGAAAGCAATGGCATTGGCACTGGCAGATAAAGGCAATACCATTATCGCAATCGGCCGGAACCGGGAACGGCTAGAACAACTGTCCATCAGGCACTACGCTATAGTTCCTTTCTGTGCTGATCTCTCGCTTCAGCAGGATATTGATGGATTAATACGATTTATTCATGCCCAACATGCTGATCTGAATGTGCTCATAAACAATGCGGGTATTCAGTACAACTATTTTTGGGGAACTGAAGCACCTGGGGCGGTTCAGATAGAGGAGGAGTTAAAGGTGAATCTTTCGGCCCCGTTGCAATTGTGCGCAGGATTGTATCCTTTGTTACTGAAGCAGGAGGAAAGCGCTATCGTAAACGTATCCTCAGCATTGGCGGTAGTGCCCAAGGCTGATGCTGCGGTGTACGCGGCCACAAAAGCTGCCCTGCGTATGTTCTCTCAATCTTTAAGACTCCAGGATCAAAAGGTAAGAGTGTTTGAACTTGTTCCTCCCTTAGTGGATACGGCCATGACGAAAGGACGCGGAAAGGGAAAAATGCAGGCGGAAGAACTTGCTGCTCTATTCATCCGCCTGTTCGAAAAAGATGTATTTGAAATGAATGTCGGTAAGGTGAAATTGTTGAAATTGGTGCACCGGGTTTTTCCTGCCCTGGCGCTCCGTATCGTCAACAGGTGA
- a CDS encoding Crp/Fnr family transcriptional regulator gives MEVLRQYITQFVALDEAAWIAFSNLFSERSLEKGAYFAREGRVEKEMGFLLHGVMRAFYRDVSGTEYNKFFFTENEFAGAYTSLVMRQPNYINIEALTPCTLLVAPYAGMQALYREHRGIETLARMLAESFYCYKERREIQLVLMDAGQRYKLFREEYPALENSIPQYHIASYLGVTPTQLSRIRARKEA, from the coding sequence ATGGAGGTATTGCGTCAGTATATAACACAGTTCGTGGCGCTGGACGAAGCAGCGTGGATTGCCTTCAGCAATTTGTTTTCGGAACGTTCACTGGAAAAAGGCGCGTACTTCGCCCGTGAGGGCCGTGTGGAAAAAGAGATGGGTTTCCTGCTGCACGGCGTGATGCGCGCTTTCTACAGGGATGTTTCCGGAACCGAATACAATAAGTTCTTTTTTACGGAAAATGAATTCGCGGGCGCATATACATCACTGGTAATGCGGCAGCCGAATTACATCAATATAGAGGCGCTTACGCCCTGCACTTTATTGGTGGCTCCTTACGCCGGTATGCAAGCGCTTTACCGGGAGCACCGCGGTATAGAAACGCTGGCGCGTATGCTGGCCGAAAGTTTCTATTGCTACAAGGAGCGCCGGGAAATCCAACTGGTGCTGATGGACGCGGGGCAACGGTATAAATTGTTCCGGGAAGAGTACCCAGCGCTGGAAAACAGTATTCCTCAATACCATATCGCTTCTTACCTGGGTGTTACGCCTACACAACTCAGCAGGATACGCGCCCGGAAAGAAGCGTGA